The Shewanella algae DNA segment AGTAAAGTGCCATCCCATGGGGCAGCACAGAGAAGTCTCACACAATCTACCAGTAGATTTTACATTCAGATAACGAGAAATTTTTGCCGTGACAGTGACCTTTTTTATCCGTTAAACAAGTGAATTCGCGCCTGCGATGTCACCCAAAGGCATGCTGGTGCAACTCTATTTGCGCCAGCTTTTCCGGCTGGGAAAACAGGTATCCCTGCAAACCATCATAGGGTACCAACTCCATCACCAAAAATTGCTCCAGCGTCTCTACCTTTTCAACAATCACCTTAACCTGAGCCTGATTTTTTAATTGATATATATAGTCAATAAAATCCAGCCTGACTTTTTCTGATTTTTCAAAACCGCGGGGAAGGATCAATTTGATATAATCGACGCAAGCAGTATTAATCCAATGCCGTCTCAAATCACCTTTAGGCTCAAAGTCATCCAAAGCAAATTTAACACCAAAATCATGTAACTTGGCGATACTGGCAAAAGCAGTTGTAGCAATCTTGGCTGACAAACGTTCCGTAATTTCAACAACCAACTCCACCTCTTGTTGTTTCAATGTTTCTTTTAGCCAAACCAATTCAGCCTCTAAAGATGAGATGATTCTAGCTTCTATATTGATAAACAGCCGTGCAATTTTGTGGCCAGCCAGGGCCAAAACATCGAGATGCCTGTAATCAATAGCCGCCAATTGATGCAACTGCTCCAGAGATAAATTCAATAGCTCTTTTTGATGCAGATTGGCATAGAAGCCTTCCACACTTAAGCATAGCTTTCCAGGCCTGAATAATACTTCATAAGCCACCTCTTGGGCACAGCCGCTTATTTTTCTGGCAACTATCTCCTGAAAATGAGCTTCAGTTAATGGTGCGTTATTGTACTCATTAAACAGCTTGCCTATGCTGCCCGGCTCATTGCCGGAATCCGTATTGTCACATCTCTGCTGCGTAAGCATGTTTCCCCCTTGATAGCACTGAACAGCAACAACCCGACAAACAGACCAGCATTCGGTTAACACTATGCATTTTGCGGGATCAAGGCAGAGATTCTCACCAGTGGAGTTAATCCCGCAGTTATAAAAACTAATAAATGGAGCCTAAGGGATACCCACTATTGACAACACAAGCATTGAGCTTAAGAATCAATAACTTGCAAAATTAACACTCTATTGATTAATGAAACATTATCTCAACAACAGGATTTTTTATTACTTATTATTAGGACGTAAAACATGTAGAAACTTAAATTAAAAACAAAAACAATAGGAATAAAAATGGACATCACTAAAGGTAGGAAAATAATCACAGCTCGCCAAAACAACGACAACCCAATTATCAAAACAGACACCAAAGGATATAAATGTTCAATTCCAGAATTTTATATATTAAAAGAGCTATACCTCAGTCGAGGCCAAGCAGTAAGCAGAGATAAACTCTTGGATGCCGGCTGGCATGGAAGAATTGTTTCCCCAAATTCCATTCCAGTTGCCATTGCCAATCTGAGAAGAATATTCAGAGAGATTTCCGGCAACAACATTATATTCACCAAGAAAGGTTTTGGTTACGGCCTTGATACACTTCAGGGCAATATCCAGCTGGAGTTCATCAATGACAACATCAATCCCGTTTATACCGAAGCGGTAACGCCTACCCCACAAAAGACCAACTTCAGCTTAAGACGAATTCTGTATATCACAAGCATATCATTGGCATTATTCTTTGTACCATTCGCAATAACAAAAGCGCTGACACACACACCACCCAGAATAAAAATATACACCAACGGAATAAATAAGATAATTACTATATCAAGGATCAAGAACACAATAGACAAGCAAGCCATAAACTCAGTCATTGAAGAACTAAACTATCAACTCATTGGCACTGTAGACTTCTATGAAATTGGGAGAACAATAAAGGATAACAGAGACACTATTATCTTGAGCCATAGATCAGGTTTATTTTCGATCGACTGCATTAATAAATCGCATAACAGTATTAATACCTATGTCAGTTATGCAGATGCCTCAATACTCAATAAGCTGAAGGATGGAACTGTATGCCAAAGTTAAAGAAACTGCTGCCAATCACCATCCCTCTAGCCCTCTTGCTGAGTTCCATCATCATTAACCTTCTATATGACTATCACGAGGTTCAGGACATAGATGGCATGTACCAGATGATCAAGGAAGTAGAAGGCCCTGATAAGCAGGTCAAGCGCATCACTTTTTCCCTCTACATAGATATTGATTCAGAAAGCTTCTGGGGGCTGTTGCAACTGAGTGACAACAAAGAAAAAACGGATGGGAAAATACTCTTTTCCGGCAAGGTCTCCAGGCTGGTACTGCACGACAATGCAGTTCAGGTCGAACAGGTTAAAGTCTACCCTGTCTCAGCCGATTCGCTGGAAGTCTTGTTTGCCAACCCTGCACTGTCACTGTTGAAGCTCTTGCTGGCGACTGACTATAAAGTGGTGTGGCACTACACTTTGGTCGACCAAATTTTCTGCTTCTCCAATGAAACAGACACCAGTCTAAGGTGTATGAAGAAAGTCATCTAATCCCGCCTTCCAGGGTGATAGCTATTGGTGCAGTCCATTCCCGGGTTCTGGAAACCTCTGTCGATAAGGCCAGAACCGCTATTCCCTCAAGCCACTGTAAATCCAGGCAACTGCTACACTCTACTGAATCAGGGAAGCGCACTACAAAGGAACTGTTATGCCCATAGCCAGAGTTGCCACCCGAGCCGCCAAAGGTGTGGAGGCGCCTCAGGTACTGGTCGAAGCTCACCTCTCCAACGGCCTGCCGGCCTTCAATCTGGTGGGGTTGCCGGAAGCTTCGGTCAAGGAAGCCAGAGAAAGAGTCCGCAGCGCCATAATCAATGCGGGTTTTGAATTCCCCATGCGCAGGATAACCATCAATCTGGCACCGGCCGATCTGCCCAAGCAAGGTGGACGTTACGACCTTCCTATTGCCATTGGTATTCTGGCAGCATCCGGGCAACTGCCACTGAAATCTCTGGACGATCATGAATTTGTCGGTGAGCTTGGGCTGTCCGGTGAGGTCAGGCACTGCACTGGTATCCTGCCGGTGATCATCGCCGCCCGTCAAAGAGGCATCAAACTGGTGTTGCCA contains these protein-coding regions:
- a CDS encoding EAL domain-containing protein, yielding MLTQQRCDNTDSGNEPGSIGKLFNEYNNAPLTEAHFQEIVARKISGCAQEVAYEVLFRPGKLCLSVEGFYANLHQKELLNLSLEQLHQLAAIDYRHLDVLALAGHKIARLFINIEARIISSLEAELVWLKETLKQQEVELVVEITERLSAKIATTAFASIAKLHDFGVKFALDDFEPKGDLRRHWINTACVDYIKLILPRGFEKSEKVRLDFIDYIYQLKNQAQVKVIVEKVETLEQFLVMELVPYDGLQGYLFSQPEKLAQIELHQHAFG
- a CDS encoding winged helix-turn-helix domain-containing protein encodes the protein MDITKGRKIITARQNNDNPIIKTDTKGYKCSIPEFYILKELYLSRGQAVSRDKLLDAGWHGRIVSPNSIPVAIANLRRIFREISGNNIIFTKKGFGYGLDTLQGNIQLEFINDNINPVYTEAVTPTPQKTNFSLRRILYITSISLALFFVPFAITKALTHTPPRIKIYTNGINKIITISRIKNTIDKQAINSVIEELNYQLIGTVDFYEIGRTIKDNRDTIILSHRSGLFSIDCINKSHNSINTYVSYADASILNKLKDGTVCQS